From a region of the Zingiber officinale cultivar Zhangliang chromosome 10B, Zo_v1.1, whole genome shotgun sequence genome:
- the LOC122029957 gene encoding AT-hook motif nuclear-localized protein 22-like codes for MDPITHHLPPPFHTREFQPLHHFQQLEQQQLKMEDDDNGIPRLHRGKKRDLDEEIRDKGANSNYNGGGGESKEVLPTTSAGEGGGEIMRRPRGRPAGSKNKAKPPIVITRDSANALRSHVMEVAGGCDVVESVSEFARRRQRGICVLSGGGSVVNVTLRQPGTAGSTVVNLHGRFEILSMSGSFLPLPAPPAASGLAIYLAGGQGQVVGGTVVGALIASGPVIIMAASFGNAAYERLPLEEEEEALQGQQLGGGLGSPAAMMGQSPPPHQQQLLDGNPSLLHGLPANLLNNVQLPADPYSWATGCGGGGGSDGRPIF; via the coding sequence ATGGATCCAATTACGCACCATCTTCCTCCTCCCTTCCACACCCGGGAATTCCAACCCCTCCACCACTTTCAACAACTTGAACAGCAGCAGCTCAAGATGGAAGACGACGACAACGGCATCCCCAGGCTCCACCGAGGCAAGAAGCGCGATCTCGACGAAGAAATACGCGACAAAGGCGCGAACTCCAATTATAACGGTGGGGGCGGCGAATCCAAGGAGGTGCTCCCCACTACCTCAGCGGGGGAGGGCGGCGGCGAGATCATGCGCCGCCCCCGCGGCCGCCCAGCGGGGTCCAAGAACAAGGCGAAGCCTCCGATCGTCATCACGCGCGACAGCGCCAACGCGCTGCGGTCGCACGTGATGGAGGTCGCCGGGGGCTGTGACGTCGTGGAGAGCGTCTCTGAATTCGCGCGCCGCCGGCAGCGCGGCATCTGCGTGCTGAGCGGCGGCGGATCGGTGGTTAACGTCACTCTTCGGCAGCCCGGCACGGCCGGGAGTACGGTGGTGAATCTGCACGGCCGGTTCGAGATCCTGTCGATGTCGGGGTCGTTCCTCCCCCTGCCGGCTCCGCCAGCCGCGAGCGGCCTGGCGATCTACCTGGCGGGTGGGCAGGGGCAGGTGGTCGGCGGGACCGTGGTGGGGGCACTCATAGCGTCAGGCCCGGTCATCATAATGGCTGCCTCGTTTGGGAACGCGGCGTACGAGCGGCTGCcgctggaggaggaggaggaggcactGCAGGGGCAGCAACTGGGCGGTGGGCTGGGGTCGCCGGCCGCAATGATGGGGCAATCGCCGCCGCCTCACCAGCAGCAGTTACTTGACGGCAACCCCTCGCTTCTCCACGGACTTCCTGCGAACCTACTCAACAATGTGCAATTGCCTGCCGACCCCTACAGCTGGGCCACCggctgcggcggcggcggcggcagcgaCGGACGCCCAATCTTCTGA